The following DNA comes from Paenibacillus crassostreae.
TGAATTCAAAACCTAAGATAAGAGCACAAAAAAAGGCAGAGCATCCGTGAACGGACGATATGCCTTTGATATCTTAACTTATCATGCGTACGGTTGATTTGAGCAACCGCCGCTAACATAGGATATTCAATTCAGAAATTCTAAGAAGTTCTTACAGCTTCGTTAGAATGAATCCATCAGTAGGGTTGCTCCAATATTCAATTGTAGTTTATTATGCACACTTTGATTCAAAGGTCTAAACATATAGTTGATCATTGTACTCACCCTTTCTTCGTAAATTTTTGTGGATCTCTTACTGCCAAAATCTTACCATCATGTCTTCAAAATTGTCAATTTTTATTTTAATAAGACTGTATGTTCGTGTTTTGAATGAAGTAAACATGGTGGTCTATGTATTTTTGATGCGGCTTCAGGTATGATATATAGACATAGATGGAGACTAATTGCTGAAGGAGTTGTGGTTCATGAATATTGTAATGAGTACCGACGCAGCTCGTTGGTATAAGAGAGAACTAAATTTAGATCAGGGCGATTGCGTACGTTTTTTTCCACGTTATAGTTCCGGAGGAGGGTTACATCCTGGATTCTCTTTAGGGATATCGGATGAGAAGCCTACCCATAGTACCTTATTTCAAGACGTAGAAGGAATTCACTTTTATTTAGAAGAACAGGACGTATGGTATCTTGAAGGGTATGATCTAGTCGTGAAATATAACGAGTCAGAAGACGATATTGATTATGTTTATGAAGAAGTCAAATAATTGGTTTTCGTAAATGGGTAATAGCGATTATGTTGTTATAAACAAAGCTCCTTTTCGATAAGGAAAGGAGTTTTTAGTTGTGCATAAATGGGACGTGTTAAGATCCGTTATCATTTTGAAGGGGGAGCTGTAAAAGTTGAAGCCATGGAAAGCTTATTTCGTATTTATTAAACCATATATGAAATTAATTATTATTACGCTGATTATTGGGATGATAAAGTTCAGTATTCCATTAACTTTACCAATGATCATGAAATATGTAGTCGACGATTTATTAGTAGGGGATTCACCTCTTTCGATTCAAGAAAAAGTATCGCAATTGATGAAAATTCTTGGTGGAGCGTTAGTACTATTCGTCATCATTAGGGGACCAATTGAGTATTATCGACAATATTTCGCTCAACTCATTACCAATAAAATTTTATTTGATATTAGGAATCGTCTGTATGCTCATTTGCAAAAGTTATCGCTGAGATATTACCAGAATACAAAGGTTGGTGAAATTATCTCTCGATTCATCAACGATGTGGAGCAGACCAAGAATATTGTAGAAGTAGGCATGATGAATATCTGGTTGGACATGTTTACACTTGTGTTCGTATTAATCGTTATCTTCTATTTGAATCCTATGTTGGCTTTGGTGGCTATTGCTATGCTCCCTCTGTATGCGATTGCAGTGAAAATATTGTATAAACGATTGAAAAAGCTTACGAAAGATCGTTCACAAGCTTTAGCGGGTATTCAATCTTATCTGCATGAACGAATTCAAGGGATCTCAGTTATACGTAGCTTCACATTAGAGAAATATGATCAGAATAAATTCGAAAATACGAATGGGAATTTCCTTAATAAGGCGTTGGCTCAGACACGCTGGAATGCAATCACATTTGCAGTCATTAATACGATTACGGATATATCACCGATCCTGGTAATCGGATATGGTGGTTATCAAGTTATTCAAGGGAATCTGACACTAGGAACCTTTGTCGCCTTCTTTGGATACCTAGATCGATTGTATGCACCACTTAGACGTTTAATTAATTCATCTACTGTATTAACGCAGGCTTCGGCTTCTTTAGAGCGAGTGATGGAGTTGATGGATGTCCCTTATGATATTGTTGATGAACCGGATGCTACAATATTGGAAGGAAGAGCCACGAAGATTTCATTTGAGCATGTATGGTTCAAATATAATAACGATCATGATTGGATCTTGCAAGATATCAATCTAGATATCAGAGCAGGAGAGACGGTAGCTTTCGTAGGTATGAGTGGTGGAGGAAAGTCATCACTTATTAGCTTGATTCCTCGATTCTATGATATTCAACAAGGTGGAATCTTGGTCAATGGCCATAATATTCGAGATCTCACTTTAGAAAGCTTACGTAGTAGAATTGGGATGGTTCTCCAAGACAATTTCTTATTCAGTGGATCTGTTAAGGACAATATATTGCTCGGAAATCCGGATGCAGCGGAGGATGAGATCATAGCAGCATCAATTGCAGCTAATGCGCATGATTTCATTATGAATCTGCCTAAAGGATACGATACAGAAGTAGGAGAACGTGGTGTTAAATTATCTGGTGGTCAGAAGCAACGTTTAGCTATCGCACGCGTCTTTCTGAAGAATCCAGATATTCTAATATTGGATGAGGCAACATCAGCACTGGATTTAGAATCTGAACACCTGATTCAACAATCCTTGCAGACACTTTCTGCGAATCGTACAACGTTAATTATCGCACATCGGTTATCCACCATTACTCACGCAGATTCCATCGTTGTGCTGGAGAATGGTAGTATTACTGAACGTGGAACACATCATGAGTTGATGGGGTTGGATGGAAGTTATGCTCGATTGTACAATGTGCAGCATTTGGATAGTTAATAGGTGATGGAAATCTTAACAAAAGGCGTTCTAGCTCGTTATGCTAGGACGCCTTTTGTTTAACCCTTACCAATCAACAAAGAAAGAATACCAGCAGCGATAAGCGGACCAACAGGAACTCCACGAAATAGTGCTACACCCAACACAGTACCCACTAGTAAACCTGCTACTACGGTAGGGTTACTTCCCATGAGCGTAGCTCCACGGCCGCCGAGATAGGCAACTAGCATACCGATTGCTACGGCTAATAACGATTGCCAATGCAGGAAGGATGAAGTAATCGCAGATAGGCTCATCGTACCGCTTGCTAGTGGCGACATCACACCAATCGTAAGGATAATGATCCCAATAGTTAAACCGTATTTCTCTAACCACGGGAATACATGGGTGAAATGAGTAACGCGCAGTAGGAGCAAGACGATCATTGCAATAGTGATCGCAGAATTGTTACTTATAATTCCTAACCCAGCCATCCCCAATAAGATTAGTGACGTAATATCCATGTAACGAAACACTCCTTTAAGTTATAGCTGGCTAGGGCGAATGTGTTCAGCAATTAAACGTCCATGAACACGACCCGTCTCGATAAATACTTCATTGGCATTACTACCAGATGCGATAACACCAGCGACATAAAGCCCTGGAACAGTGCTTTCCATCGTTTCTGGATTATAGGCAGGCTTCTCCATATCTCCATTAAGTTGCACACCAGATGAAGCAAGTAACTGACGGTCTGGATGGAATCCTGTTAGTGCAAGTACAAAATCATTGTCTATGACTGTTTTTTGACCTTCATTTGTAGTTACAACCACAGTATCTTCATTAATCTCAGTTACTTTCGAATTCAGGTGAAGGCGAATACTACCTTTATTAACGAGACCCTCAAATAGTGGGCGAACCCATGGTTTAATATTGTTCGAAATTGTCTCCCCACGATATACCACAGTGACTTCTGCATCTACACGACTAAGTTCTAGAGCTGCATCCACAGCAGAGTTACTTCCCCCAATAATAGCTACTTTGGTGCCAGTATAAGGATGGGCTTCACGGAAATAATGCGTTACTTTGGGAAGTTCTTCTCCCGGAATGCCAATAAAGTTGGGATGATCGAAATAACCAGTTGCAATCACGACATGCTTACCTTCATGCTGTAGCTCGTGACCACGTTTATCTTTTGTATGAACAGTGAAAAAGCCATTCTCATGGCGTTCGATTGAAACAGCTTCCTCATAAGAAGTAATATTCAGGTTGAAGTGAGAGGCAACTTTACGATAGTACGCGAGTGCTTCATGACGAAAAGGTTTATCATTTGGTGTAGTAAAAGGAACATCCCCAATTTCTAGCATCTCAGCAGTACTGAAAAATTGCATATATGTAGGATATAGAAAGATAGAACGAACAATATGGTGCTTCTCAATAAGTTGTGTGGTTAGTCCCCGGCGGTTACATTCAATTGCTGCGGATAGCCCGCATGGACCGGCTCCTATAATGATGACGTCTTTCATAATGAACCTCCTTCGTGATGTAGCCATTAGTGTAGTTCAAACATTATAATCCTACCCTAAAAATGAATTGAATGCCAGAATGTGATATTCTTTTTGTAGCGAAGGGAGATTATGAACTTGATGATTAAGGCGATTATTTTTGATTTTGATAATACGTTAATGGACCGAGATATGACGTTTCGTAAATACGCAGAACAATTTGTGTGTGAACATTTAGATCATTTGGATCCACAAACACAAGATGTCATCGTTTCTGATCTGATCGTCAGAGATGCGGATGGATATCGGGACAAACAGGCGTTTTTTGAAGAGATGGTA
Coding sequences within:
- a CDS encoding YpdA family putative bacillithiol disulfide reductase, with amino-acid sequence MKDVIIIGAGPCGLSAAIECNRRGLTTQLIEKHHIVRSIFLYPTYMQFFSTAEMLEIGDVPFTTPNDKPFRHEALAYYRKVASHFNLNITSYEEAVSIERHENGFFTVHTKDKRGHELQHEGKHVVIATGYFDHPNFIGIPGEELPKVTHYFREAHPYTGTKVAIIGGSNSAVDAALELSRVDAEVTVVYRGETISNNIKPWVRPLFEGLVNKGSIRLHLNSKVTEINEDTVVVTTNEGQKTVIDNDFVLALTGFHPDRQLLASSGVQLNGDMEKPAYNPETMESTVPGLYVAGVIASGSNANEVFIETGRVHGRLIAEHIRPSQL
- a CDS encoding DUF441 domain-containing protein, with protein sequence MDITSLILLGMAGLGIISNNSAITIAMIVLLLLRVTHFTHVFPWLEKYGLTIGIIILTIGVMSPLASGTMSLSAITSSFLHWQSLLAVAIGMLVAYLGGRGATLMGSNPTVVAGLLVGTVLGVALFRGVPVGPLIAAGILSLLIGKG
- a CDS encoding HesB/YadR/YfhF family protein, translated to MNIVMSTDAARWYKRELNLDQGDCVRFFPRYSSGGGLHPGFSLGISDEKPTHSTLFQDVEGIHFYLEEQDVWYLEGYDLVVKYNESEDDIDYVYEEVK
- a CDS encoding ABC transporter ATP-binding protein, producing the protein MKPWKAYFVFIKPYMKLIIITLIIGMIKFSIPLTLPMIMKYVVDDLLVGDSPLSIQEKVSQLMKILGGALVLFVIIRGPIEYYRQYFAQLITNKILFDIRNRLYAHLQKLSLRYYQNTKVGEIISRFINDVEQTKNIVEVGMMNIWLDMFTLVFVLIVIFYLNPMLALVAIAMLPLYAIAVKILYKRLKKLTKDRSQALAGIQSYLHERIQGISVIRSFTLEKYDQNKFENTNGNFLNKALAQTRWNAITFAVINTITDISPILVIGYGGYQVIQGNLTLGTFVAFFGYLDRLYAPLRRLINSSTVLTQASASLERVMELMDVPYDIVDEPDATILEGRATKISFEHVWFKYNNDHDWILQDINLDIRAGETVAFVGMSGGGKSSLISLIPRFYDIQQGGILVNGHNIRDLTLESLRSRIGMVLQDNFLFSGSVKDNILLGNPDAAEDEIIAASIAANAHDFIMNLPKGYDTEVGERGVKLSGGQKQRLAIARVFLKNPDILILDEATSALDLESEHLIQQSLQTLSANRTTLIIAHRLSTITHADSIVVLENGSITERGTHHELMGLDGSYARLYNVQHLDS